The Deltaproteobacteria bacterium region GGCGAATCGCTGCTGTACCAGGGACGCACTTATAAAGTTTATCGAGGAATGGGGTCGCTTGGTGCAATGGCACTTGGTTCGAAAGATCGTTACTTCCAGAGCGACGTAAATGACTTCGAGAAGCTAGTGCCGGAAGGAATCGAAGGAAAAGTTCCGTACAAAGGAAGTGCCTCGGCGATTCTTCACCAGCTAGTCGGCGGACTAAAAAGCGGTATGGGATATATGGGTTCCCAGTCGATCGCAGAATTACAAGCAAAAGCTAAATTCGTTCAGATTTCTTCTTCGGGTCTTCGAGAGTCTCATGTCCATGACGTCAGCATCACCAAAGAAGCACCTAACTACCGGTTAGAATAGAGGAGCAGGCGATGGCACAAGCATCAGAAAATTCGAAAAGTGGTTGGGATCAAAAAATCGAAGGTGGGTTTGTCGTCCTAGATTTTGGAAGTCAACTAACGCAGTTGATCGCAAGGCGATTACGAGAACTTCATTATTACTCAGAACTTTTGCCTTTCAATACACCGATCGAAGAGATTGCGAAACGAAAGCCCAAGGGGATTATTCTTTCAGGCGGCCCATCGTCGGTTCACGAAGATGGAAGTCCGAAAGCTGATGTTAAAGCTTTGCGGGAAATAGCACCGCTTTTGGGAATCTGCTACGGCATGCAGCTAATCGCGCAAGAGCTTGGTGGCAAAGTCGAAGCGGCCAGCAGTAGAGAGTACGGACACAGCTATGTATCGTGGAGCCAAGCTCTTGCACCAAAGGTACCGGTTTCACAAAAAGTTTGGATGAGCCACGGGGATGTTGTTCGTGTGCCACCACCGGGATTTAAAATTGTTGGCAAAAGCGATTCGGATCATGCCGCGGCAATGCGCGGTGATCGCGTCTGGGCTGTGCAGTTTCATCCCGAAGTCGCACACACGGATCATGGAATCGAAATTTTGCGTGAATTTGCTTTCGAGTTCTGCAAAGCGACTCCGGCTTGGAGTTCAGTTTCGATCGTCGAGCATCTTATAACAGGCATTCGCGAACGTGTTGGTCCAAAAGATAAGGTACTTTGTGGGCTGTCGGGCGGCGTTGATTCGTCGGTTGTCGCAGCTCTTTTGACGAGAGCGCTTGAGCCGAACCGCGTCCACTGCGTTTTCGTTAACAATGGACTGCTTAGAAAAAATGAATACGATGAGGTCTTGCGTCAGTACAAACTCATAGGCCTCAATGTCACGGGCGTTGACGCAGAAGACGATTTTTTAGATGCGTTAAAAGATCTCGACGATCCAGAGGCGAAACGGAAAGCGATCGGCAGGGTTTTTATTGATGTCTTCGTCGAAGCCGCAAAGAAAACGGGCAACTCCTACGAATGGCTGGCGCAAGGAACGCTTTATCCAGACGTGATCGAAAGTGTTTCGCCCCGTGGAGCGTCAGTAACAATCAAATCCCACCACAACGTGGGCGGTTTGCCAGAAAAAATGAACATGAAGCTCGTCGAACCTCTTCGGGAGCTTTTTAAAGATGAGGTTCGTCAAATTGGGCGCGAGTTAGATCTCCCGCAAGACATATTGGGTCGTCATCCGTTCCCAGGTCCAGGGCTTGCGATTCGCTGCATGGGCGATGTTACAAGAGAAAAGCTGAACGTAATCAGAGATGCAGACGCTATTTTTATTTCAGCACTTCGAGAAAAGGGACTATACGATAAAATTTGGCAGGCGTTCTGCGTTTTGCTTCCAGTTCGCACAGTCGGGGTCCAGGGTGATGCCAGGACCTATGATCGTGTTCTCGCGTTGCGCGCTGTTACATCCTCGGATGGAATGACGGCCGATTGGTATCCATTTGAGTTTCAATTTTTACGCGAGGTATCGAATCGCATCACAAACCAGGTCAAAGGTGTGAATAGAGTCGTCTATGACGTGACGTCAAAGCCTCCTGGCACGATAGAATGGGAATAACTTTTTCCGTCACCTTTTATGAGTGGCAGAGGTTATTCAAATGAAAGTTTCTAATTTTGTATTGGCAGCGTTATCGGCGGCTCTGATGACTTCGGCCGCTTTCGCTCAAGACGCGGCTACGCCTGCTGCTGGTGGACCTGCAGCAGGTGGTGATTTTAGTTCTCGCAAAGCTGAAGTTATTGCGCACATGGACACGCGCATTGCTGCAATCAATGAGGCGAAAGCTTGTGTATCGACTGCGGCTGATAAAGAGGCCATGAAGAAGTGTCATGAGGGCCTCAAAGAAGATCGTATGGCCATGAAAATGGAGCATATGGAAAAGAAAATGAACCGCATGGAGATGCGCAAACAAAAGCTCGAAGCAAAAAAGAACGCGCCATAGTAAAAACGATGAGTTATGCGTTATCCCGTAAAATAAAAAACCGAGCCCGAGAGCTCGGTTTTTATTTCTCGCAATGAGGGAGCTTACTTTTTAGACTTTTCGACGCTTGCTGGTTTACGTCCTTGAGCGAGGTCTTCGATCGTCACTGGTGACGGTGATTTTCCGGGTGCAGTGTACAAAAACGGAGGTACATCAGCGACTGGGCAACCAGTCAACATTGCGACGTTTGCGAAAACGCGAGAACCGGTGCGAACGTAGATGTAAGCAAGATCTTGATTTTTTCCGTTTACTTTAACTTCGCGGTACGCCGGTTTTCCAGCCGAACCGTTGTAGACATCGTTCCCCATTTTCGCGAAATCAATTTGCGAATCTTCAACTTTTTGGACGGTTCCTGGTTTCTCACCACAAGGGGCGCAAAATTCAACGAACTCAGCATCTGGATTCAAAAGTTTTTTTGCTGATTTCACGACGTACTTGTCGCCATTTTCAATCCAAGCGCATTGATCGGCATTTGCTGTTGAGATCTGCAAAGTGACTGACGCTGCGATTAGTAACAACGAGATCTTTATAGAATTTTGAGTCATTGGTTTTCATCCTCTTAAGCTATTTTGCCTTCCGATATTATGGTTGAGATTTTTCAAAAACAGTAGCCGAGCGAGGTCCGGAATTATCAAAACTGGTTCTGCCTGATCGGGTGTCTTGAAGACGGTGACTGGGCATCCTCTCTGGTCGATAATGCACCGAGCAAAATACAGGAAATACGGTCGCTTAACGCAAGGCAGTTGAGGCTTCAAATGATCACTGACCTTGTGCCAATAGTCGTTCCGAAACCTGCCGAACCAAGCTAGATTCGCGAGATGTCCTTTGTTCATCTACACGTGCACTCGCAGTATTCGCTTTTGGAATCCACGATTCGGATTAAAAAGCTTTGCGAACGAGCGCAGAAATTAGAAATGCCAGCTGTCGCACTTACTGATAGCGGCAACCTTTTCGGTGCGGCCGAGTTTTATTTCACTGCCAAAGATTACGATGTAAAGCCGCTGATTGGTCTTGATGCGTATATCGCGCCAAAGGGGCGAACGGTAAAGGGCGAGGATCGCGACGCGGCTCAAATGCCCAATCGACGAATTGTGCTTTTGGCTCAGAATCACAAGGGGTACCAAAACCTCTGTAAGCTTTCGTCCATCGGATATCAGGAAGGATTTTACTACAAGCCTCGACTTGATTGGGATGTCATCAAAGAATATAGCGAAAATTTGATTGCTTTGACCGGCGGATCAATGGGCGAAGCCGCCTACGCTTTCACCCGGTTTGGCGCCGACGCCGCCCTTCAAAAGATTCGCGACATGAAGGAAGTTTTCGGCGATCGCTTGTATTTGGAACTCAACCGCACTGGCACTCCGGAATGGAATGAAGTTGTTCCCTTTCTGGTTGAAGCTTCAAAAATTACGGGCGTGCCGCTGGTAGCGGCCAACAACATCCATTACCTAGATCAAGCTGATCAAATTGGCCAAGAAGTTTTGATTTGTATTGGATCCAACAAAACGCTTCACGACGAAAGTCGCTATCGTCTAGGAAGCGATCAGTTCTATTTCAAAACGCCGGGCGAGATGAAGGCGCTCTTCAAAGACCTCCCTGAAGCTTGTTCGCGAACACTCGAAGTTGCTGAGCGCTGTGATGTTAAATTTAAAATCAAAGATGAAGCTGGAAAAGCGATTTACCATCTTCCGTATTTTACGAGTGATGACGGTCAGGCACCGTCGGATCTGATCTTAAAAATGACAGAAGAAGGTCTCAAAGAGCGGTTTCTGGAAGCGGAGAAAATCGGAACGCCTGTCCCCGAAGAAAAGAAACCTGAATATCACAAGCGAATGGCTTACGAGCTTGGCGTCATCGATAAGATGGGATTCACATCCTATTTTCTGATCGTCCAGGACTTTATCAATTGGGCGAAAAATAACGGGATTCCGGTTGGACCTGGGCGAGGCTCGGGTGCTGGGTCGCTTGTGGCTTATTGTTTAAGAATTACGGATTTGGATCCAGTTCCATACTCGCTTCTTTTCGAAAGGTTTTTAAATCCTGAACGGATTTCGATGCCCGACTTTGACATCGATTTCTGTCAAGACCGTCGCCAAGAGGTCATTCAGTACGTCACCAAGCGTTACGGCGACGAGAATGTTTCGCAGATTATTACTTACGGAAAACTACAAACTCGTGCCGCCATCAAAGATGTGGGCCGAGTTTTGGGAATGACTTTTGCCGAAGTTGACGTCATCACAAAGCTGATACCTGAAAAGCTTGGCATCACGATTGATGAAGCGATCGCAGATGAGCCGCGCCTTCGAGAGCAAATTGATCAGAACCCACAAATTGCGAACCTGATTGATCTTGCCAAAAAAATTGAAGGTCTAGTTCGAAACGCCGGCATTCATGCCGCCGGAGTTGTAATCGGCGATGCGCCACTTGTC contains the following coding sequences:
- the guaA gene encoding glutamine-hydrolyzing GMP synthase, with translation MAQASENSKSGWDQKIEGGFVVLDFGSQLTQLIARRLRELHYYSELLPFNTPIEEIAKRKPKGIILSGGPSSVHEDGSPKADVKALREIAPLLGICYGMQLIAQELGGKVEAASSREYGHSYVSWSQALAPKVPVSQKVWMSHGDVVRVPPPGFKIVGKSDSDHAAAMRGDRVWAVQFHPEVAHTDHGIEILREFAFEFCKATPAWSSVSIVEHLITGIRERVGPKDKVLCGLSGGVDSSVVAALLTRALEPNRVHCVFVNNGLLRKNEYDEVLRQYKLIGLNVTGVDAEDDFLDALKDLDDPEAKRKAIGRVFIDVFVEAAKKTGNSYEWLAQGTLYPDVIESVSPRGASVTIKSHHNVGGLPEKMNMKLVEPLRELFKDEVRQIGRELDLPQDILGRHPFPGPGLAIRCMGDVTREKLNVIRDADAIFISALREKGLYDKIWQAFCVLLPVRTVGVQGDARTYDRVLALRAVTSSDGMTADWYPFEFQFLREVSNRITNQVKGVNRVVYDVTSKPPGTIEWE